A single Stigmatopora argus isolate UIUO_Sarg chromosome 7, RoL_Sarg_1.0, whole genome shotgun sequence DNA region contains:
- the tsc2 gene encoding tuberin isoform X6, with amino-acid sequence MMNKQPSKESLKDKVKGIFGLGPQRPPSKQSDHKPSEFIITSDIIKELLPECGLSNRIRTMNHICDLAKTKKFEEHAVEAVWKSVEDMLTQEQPPEARHAALQLLRAIIQGQGERLGPLRAYFFKVIRDYQPCNEELSDRLEVFKALTENGKDITYLEEDIASFVLLWMNIGLTSDFLHVLVNLVKFNSCYLDQNVSIMVQKICLLCNRTTSSTDIEVALQVLDAVVCYNCLPSDSLGVFIITLCRTVNVKEFCESCWKLMRKVLGTHLGHSAIYTMCRIMEERVYTEDAPLLRGAVFFVGMALWGAHRLPALKNTPTLVLPSFYKAMSCANEVVSYEIVLSITRLIRKYGKELQVVTWDILLGIIERLLQQIQAIGSAELKAIVYELLTTIEELYEQNGYHGSTEKFFSLVEKCADKRPDASVLTLISYRAQSIQPAKDGWIQSLHWLMEKFFRNESRSVIRIKVLHILSFVLSTNRQLYEDELIEMVVIPLLGGIADDRDPAVRKQATQLLVDLAEGCNTHHFTSLLDIIERVASRSLVCPGPLEISDREHTAESPLEDVRTAILGLLEILQSKLYSLPASHATRVYELLIGHLQLHYKNKYSSLIASSIRLQIFDFFLRMRADSLHRVGFPNKDGAMRFSPYCYCDIGEPEKRTNEKKSTGPTSPPASGPPPPTAAPSVTATIRSAYLPYSTAFNVILQCLKMETDWKVLKLVLEKLQWTLQYKVLLLTSPCNLDQLCSTLCFMVTDRLISERLKKIPDGFSRTDVQLAVVPALTAITSYHTYLEQSRQRELVQCLETGLIYRCAKQCVVALTMCTVEMPDIMIKLLPALIVKLTHISATVAMASPMLEFLSTLVRLPHLYANFVAEQYVSVFAISLPYTNPSKYNQYIVSLAHHVIAMWFIRCRLPFRKDFVQYITKGLRSNALLPFDDGHEQSSFRARSTSLNERPKRMQTSTTTCSLGSADENAVTQADEGLKTVHLELTETCLDMMARYVFSNFSALPKRSPIAEFLLAGGRSMTWLVGNKLVTITTSGGVRTHALLGLDMADRLGGGEMTRSDPSLHTRITKEAPAKLESQSSQQQSRATRIRVRSMSGGHALRAGPAQSLSPLVSPSEGELAAQLSPSSAATLDGLSPPSSTSATTPAPPPLKDNPGLAEFVPILTQGWAEIFIRRPSGNTSWLMCLENPPSPFSSEVRNMPLQELSTVLMAMEGVKEPASRTVSAPASTATPAPAESFSQTHSGAGGKPHLIQRSNTVSGSLWFLGQGSAPLGPPAHNRLYRSISWADSVVVMEEGSGVTAAQSPSDWLECEEFEPAPADPIFISADKFSKAPPSGTLSRSSSSSSSQDEEKSTLEEVSEGAIPIDQAPLGLSTPGSQELLFQGSHQSQGHGLNKSSSSPELQTLSEAFSKVNLESETAIGDAAQSRVPSETKAQLLTERESAGGDLSGIITPNPMTDASSTGPPQSGGARMKLEFPPTGPQPGPISPGGGHRPRGHTISVSAPSSRRERRTERDSYQSRSGPSNAEKMSGLSPSFVFLQLYHSPFFGNEANKPLLLPKTQVIDRAVKVLDQMPPYDTHKIGVIFVGAGQVNNEVAILSNEYGSNRYAAFLTGLGKLIHLKDCDPDQIFLGGLDQYGDDGEFTYCWHDDIMQAIFHIATLMPNRESDKGCCNKKRHIGNDFVMVVYNDSDEEYKLGTIKGQFNFVEVIIKPLDYECNLVSLQCRKDLEGLVDTSVSKIVSDGNLPLLVRQMALHANMASLVHQYRANPSDAYASKWLARLRHIKRIRTRAQEDIQSRATPGISLTQGHAQQNKSFQQSNSTSSNPESTGQRKRLVSTVDDFTDFV; translated from the exons ATGATGAATAAACAACCAAGCAAAGAAAGCCTTAAAGACAAGGTGAAGGGGATATTTGGACTGGGACCGCAACGTCCGCCCAGCAAGCAAAGTGACCACAAACCATCAGAGTTTATCATTACATCTGATATCATAAAG GAACTCCTGCCTGAATGTGGCCTAAGCAACCGTATTCGCACAATGAATCACATTTGTGATCTTGCCAAAACCAAAAAGTTTGAAGAA CATGCAGTAGAAGCTGTGTGGAAATCTGTGGAGGACATGCTGACACAGGAACAACCTCCGGAGGCCAGACATGCTGCCCTTCAGCTTCTTAGGGCTATCATACAGGGACAG GGTGAGCGACTGGGGCCCCTGAGAGCTTACTTTTTCAAGGTGATCAGAGACTACCAACCATGCAATGAAGAGCTTTCTGACAGACTGGAGGTCTTCAAGGCCTTAACTGAGAATGGGAAAGACATTACATACCTTGAGGAAGACATAG CTTCCTTTGTGCTGTTGTGGATGAACATAGGTCTCACCTCTGACTTTCTCCATGTTCTTGTCAACTTGGTGAAATTCAACAGTTGCTACTTGGACCAAAATGTCTCCATCATGGTCCA GAAAATTTGCCTTCTTTGCAACAGAACAACCTCTTCAACTGACATTGAG GTGGCTCTGCAGGTTCTTGATGCAGTGGTGTGTTACAACTGTCTTCCCTCAGACTCTCTGGGTGTTTTCATCATCACACTGTGTCGTACAGTCAATGTCAAAGAGTTTTGTGAATCCTGCTGGAAG TTGATGAGGAAGGTTTTGGGGACTCACCTTGGACACAGTGCTATTTACACAATGTGCCGCATAATGGAAGAGAG GGTGTACACGGAAGATGCGCCGTTGTTAAGAGGAGCCGTGTTCTTTGTTGGAATGGCGCTGTGGGGAGCACACAGGCTCCCCGCACTCAAAAACACCCCCACGCTGGTTTTGCCTTCTTTTTACAAG GCCATGTCATGTGCCAACGAGGTGGTTTCCTATGAAATCGTCCTCTCTATCACTCGACTAATCAGGAAATATGGCAAGGAGCTGCAAGTTGTTACCTGGGATATTCTACTCGGCATCATAGAACGGCTCTTACAGCAAATTCAG GCAATAGGCAGCGCTGAATTGAAGGCCATCGTTTATGAGCTGCTGACAACTATAGAAGAACTATATGAGCAGAATGGTTACCATGGTTCCACAGAGAAGTTTTTCAGCCTGGTGGAGAAATGTGCTGACAAAAGACCT GATGCCTCGGTGCTGACCCTCATATCGTACAGGGCCCAGTCCATTCAGCCCGCGAAAGATGGTTGGATTCAGAGCCTTCACTGGCTCATGGAGAAATTCTTCAG GAATGAGAGCCGCAGTGTGATCAGAATCAAAGTTCTTCACATCCTGTCTTTTGTTTTAAGCACCAACCGTCAATTGTATGAG gatGAGCTGATAGAAATGGTAGTGATCCCTCTGCTCGGTGGTATCGCTGATGATCGAGACCCAGCTGTAAGAAAACAAGCTACACAGCTTTTGGTGGACTTGGCTGAGGGCTGCAACACCCACCACTTCACTAGCCTATTGGATATTATTGAGCGG gtCGCCAGTCGTTCTCTGGTGTGTCCTGGACCGTTGGAAATTTCAGATAGAGAGCACACAGCAGAATCTCCATTGGAGGATGTCAGGACTGCAATTTTGGGACTACTTGAGATTCTTCAG AGCAAACTTTACAGTTTGCCAGCCAGCCACGCAACTCGTGTTTATGAGTTACTCATCGGCCATCTGCAGCTCCACTACAAAAACAAGTACTCTTCTTTGATTGCTTCAAGTATCAGACTGCAG ATTTTCGATTTCTTCCTGAGGATGCGAGCAGACTCTCTTCATCGTGTTGGTTTCCCCAACAAAGATGGTGCCATGAGGTTTAGCCCTTATTGCTATTGTGATATAGG GGAGCCTGAAAAAAGAACCAATGAAAAGAAGTCGACGGGTCCAACATCTCCTCCTGCAAGTGGTCCACCTCCTCCCACTGCTGCGCCTTCTGTCACCGCAACAATACGTTCTGCCTACCTGCCCTACTCAACAGCTTTCAATGTGATACTGCAATGCCTGAAGATG GAAACGGACTGGAAGGTGCTGAAATTGGTCTTGGAGAAGTTGCAATGGACGCTGCAATACAAAGTTTTGCTGCTAACCTCACCGTGCAACTTAGACCAGCTTTGTTCCACTCTCTGCTTCATG GTGACAGACCGGCTGATTTCAGAACGTTTGAAGAAGATCCCGGACGGATTTTCAAGAACAGATGTTCAGCTGGCGGTGGTTCCTGCCCTAACAGCTATCACTTCCTACCACACCTATCTGGAACAATCCAGACAA AGAGAGTTGGTTCAGTGTCTTGAGACTGGCCTTATCTACCGCTGTGCCAAGCAGTGTGTAGTGGCTCTCACTATGTGCACGGTGGAGATGCCGGACATTATGATCAAGCTGCTGCCTGCTCTTATTGTCAAGCTCACCCACATCTCTGCAACAGTTGCCATGGCATCTCCAATGCTCGAGTTTCTTTCAA CTTTGGTGCGTCTTCCTCACCTTTATGCCAACTTTGTTGCTGAGCAATATGTTAGCGTCTTCGCTATCTCGCTCCCGTACACTAACCCGTCCAA GTACAACCAGTACATCGTGTCTCTTGCCCATCACGTGATTGCAATGTGGTTCATTCGCTGCCGACTCCCCTTCCGAAAAGATTTTGTTCAGTACATCACAAAG GGTTTGCGTTCCAATGCCTTGCTGCCATTCGATGACGGTCACGAGCAGAGTTCTTTTCGTGCCCGAAGCACAAGTCTCAATGAAAGACCCAAAAG GATGCAAACCTCCACGACTACTTGCAGTCTGGGTTCAGCTGATGAAAATGCAGTAACTCAAGCAGACGAGGGCCTGAAAACGGTCCACTTGGAGCTCACCGAGACATGTCTGGACATGATGGCTCGATATGTCTTTTCCAACTTCTCAGCTCTGCCAAAAAG ATCTCCAATTGCAGAGTTCCTCTTGGCAGGCGGTCGCAGCATGACATGGCTCGTGGGCAATAAGCTAGTGACCATCACCACCAGCGGAGGAGTTCGCACGCATGCACTGCTCGGCCTGGACATGGCCGATCGACTGGGGGGAGGCGAAATGACCAG GTCTGACCCATCCCTGCACACCCGGATAACAAAGGAGGCACCAGCCAAACTGGAGTCCCAGTCAAGTCAGCAGCAAAGCAGAGCCACACGCATACGTGTCCGCTCCATGTCGG GTGGTCACGCTCTTCGCGCCGGTCCCGCCCAAAGTCTAAGCCCACTGGTGTCACCCTCTGAGGGGGAGTTAGCAGCTCAGTTGTCACCCTCTTCCGCTGCCACGCTGGATGGCCTCAGTCCTCCCTCATCCACTTCTGCCACCACGCCGGCACCCCCGCCACTCAAGGACAACCCCGGTCTGGCTGAGTTTGTTCCCATTCTCACACAGGGCTGGGCTGAGATCTTCATTCGTAGACCATCTG GCAACACAAGCTGGTTAATGTGCCTGGAGAACCCGCCGAGTCCCTTCTCCTCCGAGGTCCGAAACATGCCCCTGCAGGAGCTCTCCACTGTCCTGATGGCGATGGAGGGAGTGAAAGAACCTGCTTCTCGGACAGTCAGTGCTCCTGCTAGCACAGCTACTCCTGCGCCTGCCGAGTCCTTTAGCCAAACGCACAGTGGTGCCGGAGGGAAGCCTCACTTGATCCAGCGCTCCAACACAG TGAGCGGCTCTCTCTGGTTTCTGGGTCAGGGCAGTGCACCCCTAGGCCCTCCGGCCCATAACAGGTTGTACAGGAGCATTTCCTGGGCAG ACTCTGTAGTGGTGATGGAAGAAGGCTCAGGGGTCACAGCTGCACAGTCCCCATCTGACTGGCTGGAATGTGAGGAGTTTGAGCCCGCGCCGGCTGACCCCATCTTCATTTCTGCTGATAAATTCTCAAAAGCTCCGCCTTCTGGAACTCTCAGTCGG tcctcctcgtcctcctccagtCAAGATGAAGAAAAGTCCACATTAGAAGAAGTGAGTGAGGGAGCAATTCCCATTGATCAAGCTCCTCTGGGGCTCTCCACCCCTGGCAGCCAGGAACTCCTCTTCCAAGGCAGCCATCAGTCCCAGGGTCATGGACTCAACAAGTCCAGCTCCTCACCAGAGCTTCAAACCTTATCAGAAGCCTTCTCCAAAGTGAACCTGGAGTCCGAGACTGCTATTGGGGATGCCGCCCAGTCCAGAGTGCCTTCAGAAACCAAAGCCCAGCTGCTTACTGAGAGGGAGAGTGCAGGAGGAGACCTCAGCGGAATCATAACACCGAATCCAATGACCGATGCCTCTTCAACGGGGCCTCCTCAAAGCGGAGGCGCAAGAATGAAGTTGGAGTTCCCACCGACCGGACCCCAACCGGGACCCATCTCACCCGGTGGGGGTCACCGACCACGGGGTCACACCATCTCGGTATCGGCGCCCTCTTCCCGGCGAGAAAGGAGGACCGAGAGAGATTCTTACCAGAGCAGATCCGGGCCTAGCAACGCTGAAAAGATGTCTGGGCTCAGTCCGAG CTTTGTATTCCTCCAGCTGTACCATTCACCTTTCTTTGGGAATGAAGCTAACAAGCCACTGCTGCTGCCTAAAACCCAG GTCATTGATCGTGCTGTGAAGGTTCTGGACCAAATGCCTCCTTATGACACCCACAAGATTGGCGTGATCTTTGTCGGAGCGGGCCAG GTTAACAATGAGGTGGCCATCCTATCCAACGAATACGGATCAAATCGCTACGCAGCCTTCCTCACGGGACTGGGAAAATTAATCCACTTGAAGGACTGCGACCCCGACCAGATCTTCTTGGGGGGCCTCGATCAGTACGGCGATGACGGCGAGTTCACTTACTGCTGGCATGATGACATCATGCAAG CTATCTTCCATATCGCCACATTGATGCCAAACAGAGAGAGTGACAAGGGCTGCTGCAACAAGAAGCGACACATCGGCAATGATTTTGTCATGGTGGTTTACAATGATTCTGACGAGGAGTATAAACTGGGCACCATAAAG GGTCAGTTTAACTTTGTGGAGGTGATCATAAAACCACTGGATTACGAATGTAACCTAGTGTCCCTGCAGTGTCGTAAAG ATCTGGAGGGCTTAGTCGATACAAGCGTGTCCAAAATAGTCTCCGACGGCAACCTCCCGCTATTAGTCAGACAGATGGCTCTACACGCCAAT ATGGCTTCCTTGGTGCATCAGTACAGAGCCAACCCTTCAGACGCGTACGCCTCAAAGTGGCTGGCGAGGTTGCGGCACATTAAGAGGATCAGGACAAGG GCTCAGGAAGACATTCAGTCCCGCGCAACTCCCGGCATCTCTCTGACTCAGGGTCATGCGCAGCAAAACAAATCGTTCCAGCAGAGCAACAGCACGTCGTCCAACCCGGAGAGCACGGGCCAGCGTAAAAGGCTGGTTTCCACCGTCGACGACTTCACCGATTTTGTGTGA
- the tsc2 gene encoding tuberin isoform X3 — protein sequence MMNKQPSKESLKDKVKGIFGLGPQRPPSKQSDHKPSEFIITSDIIKELLPECGLSNRIRTMNHICDLAKTKKFEEHAVEAVWKSVEDMLTQEQPPEARHAALQLLRAIIQGQGERLGPLRAYFFKVIRDYQPCNEELSDRLEVFKALTENGKDITYLEEDIASFVLLWMNIGLTSDFLHVLVNLVKFNSCYLDQNVSIMVQKICLLCNRTTSSTDIEVALQVLDAVVCYNCLPSDSLGVFIITLCRTVNVKEFCESCWKLMRKVLGTHLGHSAIYTMCRIMEERVYTEDAPLLRGAVFFVGMALWGAHRLPALKNTPTLVLPSFYKAMSCANEVVSYEIVLSITRLIRKYGKELQVVTWDILLGIIERLLQQIQAIGSAELKAIVYELLTTIEELYEQNGYHGSTEKFFSLVEKCADKRPDASVLTLISYRAQSIQPAKDGWIQSLHWLMEKFFRNESRSVIRIKVLHILSFVLSTNRQLYEDELIEMVVIPLLGGIADDRDPAVRKQATQLLVDLAEGCNTHHFTSLLDIIERVASRSLVCPGPLEISDREHTAESPLEDVRTAILGLLEILQSKLYSLPASHATRVYELLIGHLQLHYKNKYSSLIASSIRLQIFDFFLRMRADSLHRVGFPNKDGAMRFSPYCYCDIGEPEKRTNEKKSTGPTSPPASGPPPPTAAPSVTATIRSAYLPYSTAFNVILQCLKMETDWKVLKLVLEKLQWTLQYKVLLLTSPCNLDQLCSTLCFMVTDRLISERLKKIPDGFSRTDVQLAVVPALTAITSYHTYLEQSRQRELVQCLETGLIYRCAKQCVVALTMCTVEMPDIMIKLLPALIVKLTHISATVAMASPMLEFLSTLVRLPHLYANFVAEQYVSVFAISLPYTNPSKYNQYIVSLAHHVIAMWFIRCRLPFRKDFVQYITKGLRSNALLPFDDGHEQSSFRARSTSLNERPKSLRAAKVAKAAAVVANNSSSPVKELRDLSAMDAFRSRSISVSDHAVRRMQTSTTTCSLGSADENAVTQADEGLKTVHLELTETCLDMMARYVFSNFSALPKRSPIAEFLLAGGRSMTWLVGNKLVTITTSGGVRTHALLGLDMADRLGGGEMTSRSDPSLHTRITKEAPAKLESQSSQQQSRATRIRVRSMSGGHALRAGPAQSLSPLVSPSEGELAAQLSPSSAATLDGLSPPSSTSATTPAPPPLKDNPGLAEFVPILTQGWAEIFIRRPSGNTSWLMCLENPPSPFSSEVRNMPLQELSTVLMAMEGVKEPASRTVSAPASTATPAPAESFSQTHSGAGGKPHLIQRSNTDSVVVMEEGSGVTAAQSPSDWLECEEFEPAPADPIFISADKFSKAPPSGTLSRSSSSSSSQDEEKSTLEEVSEGAIPIDQAPLGLSTPGSQELLFQGSHQSQGHGLNKSSSSPELQTLSEAFSKVNLESETAIGDAAQSRVPSETKAQLLTERESAGGDLSGIITPNPMTDASSTGPPQSGGARMKLEFPPTGPQPGPISPGGGHRPRGHTISVSAPSSRRERRTERDSYQSRSGPSNAEKMSGLSPSFVFLQLYHSPFFGNEANKPLLLPKTQVIDRAVKVLDQMPPYDTHKIGVIFVGAGQVNNEVAILSNEYGSNRYAAFLTGLGKLIHLKDCDPDQIFLGGLDQYGDDGEFTYCWHDDIMQAIFHIATLMPNRESDKGCCNKKRHIGNDFVMVVYNDSDEEYKLGTIKGQFNFVEVIIKPLDYECNLVSLQCRKDLEGLVDTSVSKIVSDGNLPLLVRQMALHANMASLVHQYRANPSDAYASKWLARLRHIKRIRTRAQEDIQSRATPGISLTQGHAQQNKSFQQSNSTSSNPESTGQRKRLVSTVDDFTDFV from the exons ATGATGAATAAACAACCAAGCAAAGAAAGCCTTAAAGACAAGGTGAAGGGGATATTTGGACTGGGACCGCAACGTCCGCCCAGCAAGCAAAGTGACCACAAACCATCAGAGTTTATCATTACATCTGATATCATAAAG GAACTCCTGCCTGAATGTGGCCTAAGCAACCGTATTCGCACAATGAATCACATTTGTGATCTTGCCAAAACCAAAAAGTTTGAAGAA CATGCAGTAGAAGCTGTGTGGAAATCTGTGGAGGACATGCTGACACAGGAACAACCTCCGGAGGCCAGACATGCTGCCCTTCAGCTTCTTAGGGCTATCATACAGGGACAG GGTGAGCGACTGGGGCCCCTGAGAGCTTACTTTTTCAAGGTGATCAGAGACTACCAACCATGCAATGAAGAGCTTTCTGACAGACTGGAGGTCTTCAAGGCCTTAACTGAGAATGGGAAAGACATTACATACCTTGAGGAAGACATAG CTTCCTTTGTGCTGTTGTGGATGAACATAGGTCTCACCTCTGACTTTCTCCATGTTCTTGTCAACTTGGTGAAATTCAACAGTTGCTACTTGGACCAAAATGTCTCCATCATGGTCCA GAAAATTTGCCTTCTTTGCAACAGAACAACCTCTTCAACTGACATTGAG GTGGCTCTGCAGGTTCTTGATGCAGTGGTGTGTTACAACTGTCTTCCCTCAGACTCTCTGGGTGTTTTCATCATCACACTGTGTCGTACAGTCAATGTCAAAGAGTTTTGTGAATCCTGCTGGAAG TTGATGAGGAAGGTTTTGGGGACTCACCTTGGACACAGTGCTATTTACACAATGTGCCGCATAATGGAAGAGAG GGTGTACACGGAAGATGCGCCGTTGTTAAGAGGAGCCGTGTTCTTTGTTGGAATGGCGCTGTGGGGAGCACACAGGCTCCCCGCACTCAAAAACACCCCCACGCTGGTTTTGCCTTCTTTTTACAAG GCCATGTCATGTGCCAACGAGGTGGTTTCCTATGAAATCGTCCTCTCTATCACTCGACTAATCAGGAAATATGGCAAGGAGCTGCAAGTTGTTACCTGGGATATTCTACTCGGCATCATAGAACGGCTCTTACAGCAAATTCAG GCAATAGGCAGCGCTGAATTGAAGGCCATCGTTTATGAGCTGCTGACAACTATAGAAGAACTATATGAGCAGAATGGTTACCATGGTTCCACAGAGAAGTTTTTCAGCCTGGTGGAGAAATGTGCTGACAAAAGACCT GATGCCTCGGTGCTGACCCTCATATCGTACAGGGCCCAGTCCATTCAGCCCGCGAAAGATGGTTGGATTCAGAGCCTTCACTGGCTCATGGAGAAATTCTTCAG GAATGAGAGCCGCAGTGTGATCAGAATCAAAGTTCTTCACATCCTGTCTTTTGTTTTAAGCACCAACCGTCAATTGTATGAG gatGAGCTGATAGAAATGGTAGTGATCCCTCTGCTCGGTGGTATCGCTGATGATCGAGACCCAGCTGTAAGAAAACAAGCTACACAGCTTTTGGTGGACTTGGCTGAGGGCTGCAACACCCACCACTTCACTAGCCTATTGGATATTATTGAGCGG gtCGCCAGTCGTTCTCTGGTGTGTCCTGGACCGTTGGAAATTTCAGATAGAGAGCACACAGCAGAATCTCCATTGGAGGATGTCAGGACTGCAATTTTGGGACTACTTGAGATTCTTCAG AGCAAACTTTACAGTTTGCCAGCCAGCCACGCAACTCGTGTTTATGAGTTACTCATCGGCCATCTGCAGCTCCACTACAAAAACAAGTACTCTTCTTTGATTGCTTCAAGTATCAGACTGCAG ATTTTCGATTTCTTCCTGAGGATGCGAGCAGACTCTCTTCATCGTGTTGGTTTCCCCAACAAAGATGGTGCCATGAGGTTTAGCCCTTATTGCTATTGTGATATAGG GGAGCCTGAAAAAAGAACCAATGAAAAGAAGTCGACGGGTCCAACATCTCCTCCTGCAAGTGGTCCACCTCCTCCCACTGCTGCGCCTTCTGTCACCGCAACAATACGTTCTGCCTACCTGCCCTACTCAACAGCTTTCAATGTGATACTGCAATGCCTGAAGATG GAAACGGACTGGAAGGTGCTGAAATTGGTCTTGGAGAAGTTGCAATGGACGCTGCAATACAAAGTTTTGCTGCTAACCTCACCGTGCAACTTAGACCAGCTTTGTTCCACTCTCTGCTTCATG GTGACAGACCGGCTGATTTCAGAACGTTTGAAGAAGATCCCGGACGGATTTTCAAGAACAGATGTTCAGCTGGCGGTGGTTCCTGCCCTAACAGCTATCACTTCCTACCACACCTATCTGGAACAATCCAGACAA AGAGAGTTGGTTCAGTGTCTTGAGACTGGCCTTATCTACCGCTGTGCCAAGCAGTGTGTAGTGGCTCTCACTATGTGCACGGTGGAGATGCCGGACATTATGATCAAGCTGCTGCCTGCTCTTATTGTCAAGCTCACCCACATCTCTGCAACAGTTGCCATGGCATCTCCAATGCTCGAGTTTCTTTCAA CTTTGGTGCGTCTTCCTCACCTTTATGCCAACTTTGTTGCTGAGCAATATGTTAGCGTCTTCGCTATCTCGCTCCCGTACACTAACCCGTCCAA GTACAACCAGTACATCGTGTCTCTTGCCCATCACGTGATTGCAATGTGGTTCATTCGCTGCCGACTCCCCTTCCGAAAAGATTTTGTTCAGTACATCACAAAG GGTTTGCGTTCCAATGCCTTGCTGCCATTCGATGACGGTCACGAGCAGAGTTCTTTTCGTGCCCGAAGCACAAGTCTCAATGAAAGACCCAAAAG TCTTCGGGCGGCAAAAGTGGCAAAGGCGGCAGCGGTGGTAGCCAATAACAGCAGCTCTCCAGTTAAAGAGCTGAGGGACCTGTCAGCCATGGATGCGTTCCGATCCCGCAGCATCAGTGTCTCCGATCACGCGGTCCGCAG GATGCAAACCTCCACGACTACTTGCAGTCTGGGTTCAGCTGATGAAAATGCAGTAACTCAAGCAGACGAGGGCCTGAAAACGGTCCACTTGGAGCTCACCGAGACATGTCTGGACATGATGGCTCGATATGTCTTTTCCAACTTCTCAGCTCTGCCAAAAAG ATCTCCAATTGCAGAGTTCCTCTTGGCAGGCGGTCGCAGCATGACATGGCTCGTGGGCAATAAGCTAGTGACCATCACCACCAGCGGAGGAGTTCGCACGCATGCACTGCTCGGCCTGGACATGGCCGATCGACTGGGGGGAGGCGAAATGACCAG CAGGTCTGACCCATCCCTGCACACCCGGATAACAAAGGAGGCACCAGCCAAACTGGAGTCCCAGTCAAGTCAGCAGCAAAGCAGAGCCACACGCATACGTGTCCGCTCCATGTCGG GTGGTCACGCTCTTCGCGCCGGTCCCGCCCAAAGTCTAAGCCCACTGGTGTCACCCTCTGAGGGGGAGTTAGCAGCTCAGTTGTCACCCTCTTCCGCTGCCACGCTGGATGGCCTCAGTCCTCCCTCATCCACTTCTGCCACCACGCCGGCACCCCCGCCACTCAAGGACAACCCCGGTCTGGCTGAGTTTGTTCCCATTCTCACACAGGGCTGGGCTGAGATCTTCATTCGTAGACCATCTG GCAACACAAGCTGGTTAATGTGCCTGGAGAACCCGCCGAGTCCCTTCTCCTCCGAGGTCCGAAACATGCCCCTGCAGGAGCTCTCCACTGTCCTGATGGCGATGGAGGGAGTGAAAGAACCTGCTTCTCGGACAGTCAGTGCTCCTGCTAGCACAGCTACTCCTGCGCCTGCCGAGTCCTTTAGCCAAACGCACAGTGGTGCCGGAGGGAAGCCTCACTTGATCCAGCGCTCCAACACAG ACTCTGTAGTGGTGATGGAAGAAGGCTCAGGGGTCACAGCTGCACAGTCCCCATCTGACTGGCTGGAATGTGAGGAGTTTGAGCCCGCGCCGGCTGACCCCATCTTCATTTCTGCTGATAAATTCTCAAAAGCTCCGCCTTCTGGAACTCTCAGTCGG tcctcctcgtcctcctccagtCAAGATGAAGAAAAGTCCACATTAGAAGAAGTGAGTGAGGGAGCAATTCCCATTGATCAAGCTCCTCTGGGGCTCTCCACCCCTGGCAGCCAGGAACTCCTCTTCCAAGGCAGCCATCAGTCCCAGGGTCATGGACTCAACAAGTCCAGCTCCTCACCAGAGCTTCAAACCTTATCAGAAGCCTTCTCCAAAGTGAACCTGGAGTCCGAGACTGCTATTGGGGATGCCGCCCAGTCCAGAGTGCCTTCAGAAACCAAAGCCCAGCTGCTTACTGAGAGGGAGAGTGCAGGAGGAGACCTCAGCGGAATCATAACACCGAATCCAATGACCGATGCCTCTTCAACGGGGCCTCCTCAAAGCGGAGGCGCAAGAATGAAGTTGGAGTTCCCACCGACCGGACCCCAACCGGGACCCATCTCACCCGGTGGGGGTCACCGACCACGGGGTCACACCATCTCGGTATCGGCGCCCTCTTCCCGGCGAGAAAGGAGGACCGAGAGAGATTCTTACCAGAGCAGATCCGGGCCTAGCAACGCTGAAAAGATGTCTGGGCTCAGTCCGAG CTTTGTATTCCTCCAGCTGTACCATTCACCTTTCTTTGGGAATGAAGCTAACAAGCCACTGCTGCTGCCTAAAACCCAG GTCATTGATCGTGCTGTGAAGGTTCTGGACCAAATGCCTCCTTATGACACCCACAAGATTGGCGTGATCTTTGTCGGAGCGGGCCAG GTTAACAATGAGGTGGCCATCCTATCCAACGAATACGGATCAAATCGCTACGCAGCCTTCCTCACGGGACTGGGAAAATTAATCCACTTGAAGGACTGCGACCCCGACCAGATCTTCTTGGGGGGCCTCGATCAGTACGGCGATGACGGCGAGTTCACTTACTGCTGGCATGATGACATCATGCAAG CTATCTTCCATATCGCCACATTGATGCCAAACAGAGAGAGTGACAAGGGCTGCTGCAACAAGAAGCGACACATCGGCAATGATTTTGTCATGGTGGTTTACAATGATTCTGACGAGGAGTATAAACTGGGCACCATAAAG GGTCAGTTTAACTTTGTGGAGGTGATCATAAAACCACTGGATTACGAATGTAACCTAGTGTCCCTGCAGTGTCGTAAAG ATCTGGAGGGCTTAGTCGATACAAGCGTGTCCAAAATAGTCTCCGACGGCAACCTCCCGCTATTAGTCAGACAGATGGCTCTACACGCCAAT ATGGCTTCCTTGGTGCATCAGTACAGAGCCAACCCTTCAGACGCGTACGCCTCAAAGTGGCTGGCGAGGTTGCGGCACATTAAGAGGATCAGGACAAGG GCTCAGGAAGACATTCAGTCCCGCGCAACTCCCGGCATCTCTCTGACTCAGGGTCATGCGCAGCAAAACAAATCGTTCCAGCAGAGCAACAGCACGTCGTCCAACCCGGAGAGCACGGGCCAGCGTAAAAGGCTGGTTTCCACCGTCGACGACTTCACCGATTTTGTGTGA